A genome region from Streptomyces sp. NBC_01296 includes the following:
- a CDS encoding arylamine N-acetyltransferase family protein, whose translation MTPGVYDGYLRRLGFPRPPEPTVEALFALQRAHLERIPYENLDIQLGRPPGIDPELSARRFAAGRGGYCFHLNGAFALLLETLGFEVTRHLAGVLGASERERRDVSGDHLALTVRVGAEEYFVDAGLGDGPYEPLPLRAGMHRQGEFTYGLGPLEGDASGWRYVNEASPCPAVNILSAPATTADFEATHVRLSTQPDSGFVRTLALLRRDAHGVDTLRGRVLSRIDPVKGTNERVLDTPGEFWAVVGGLFERQLDDLTPADRATLWDRVCAAHETWLADRAQAGRAAEGAGSGS comes from the coding sequence ATGACCCCTGGCGTATACGACGGCTACCTGCGGCGGCTCGGCTTCCCGCGGCCGCCCGAGCCCACTGTGGAGGCGCTCTTCGCGCTCCAGCGCGCCCACCTCGAGCGCATCCCGTACGAGAACCTCGACATCCAGCTCGGCCGGCCGCCCGGCATCGACCCCGAGCTGTCCGCACGCCGCTTCGCGGCCGGGCGCGGCGGGTACTGCTTCCACCTCAACGGCGCCTTCGCGCTGCTCCTGGAGACCCTCGGCTTCGAGGTGACCCGGCACCTCGCGGGTGTCCTCGGGGCGTCGGAGCGCGAGCGCCGCGACGTCAGCGGCGACCACCTCGCGCTGACCGTCCGGGTCGGCGCGGAGGAGTACTTCGTCGACGCCGGGCTCGGCGACGGCCCGTACGAGCCGCTGCCGCTGCGCGCCGGCATGCACCGGCAGGGGGAGTTCACGTACGGGCTGGGCCCGCTGGAGGGGGACGCAAGCGGCTGGAGGTACGTCAACGAGGCGAGCCCCTGCCCGGCGGTCAACATCCTCTCGGCGCCGGCGACGACGGCCGATTTCGAGGCCACGCACGTACGGCTGTCGACCCAGCCGGACTCCGGCTTCGTACGGACCCTCGCGCTGCTGCGGCGCGACGCGCACGGGGTCGACACGCTGCGGGGGCGGGTGCTGAGCCGCATCGATCCCGTGAAGGGGACGAACGAGCGGGTCCTGGACACGCCCGGGGAGTTCTGGGCGGTGGTGGGCGGGCTCTTCGAGCGGCAGCTCGACGATCTGACGCCGGCGGACCGGGCGACGCTGTGGGACCGGGTGTGCGCGGCCCACGAGACGTGGCTGGCCGACCGGGCTCAGGCGGGCAGGGCCGCCGAGGGGGCCGGGTCCGGGAGCTGA